CACGCGCGCAATGCGAGATTCAGGGTCCAGGTCGAGAACACGGTTCATGTGTCGTGAAAAGTCAATGACGATTCCGGGCCCGATCGAGTTGCCGGCAACAGAAGTACCGCCGCCACGCGATGTAATGGGCGTTAATGTCGATCTTGCTACGTCTTCGACCGCAAGCACGTCATCGATGTCCCGTGGGAAGACGACAACCTCGGGAACGACGCGATAGTTCGACGCGTCTGTCGAGAACTCGGCGCGACGTCGTTTTGAATCGTCGACGGTTCCCGAGACGTCAGAGCGAAGGCGGTGCACCAAATCAGAGAGTCGGCCATCAGCGGCGATTCGCTCCGCGGAGGGATCGGTTTTCACTGATCGATCACTCATTTCAGCGCGAGGGCATTCGCCGGCGAGCCGATCCCGCCGACCTTGTGGAGGGGCGCCGCTGTGAAAAGCCCTTCATAAATCTCGTCTGTCGCGCAGTCTTCTGCGAGCGCAGCAAGATCAAACATCTCCCCAAGTGCCATCCCCAGCAGTGGGATGAGCCGGTAGTGAAGAAATCCATCGGCGTCGCCCGTGTAAAAAGGCATGGCCTCGACCGCAGGGCAGTCGGCGACAATCGCCGAGACATGTCTGTCCCACAGCCACTCGGCGCTCGCCCGCTCATTCGCGAGTCCTGGACAGGCGAACTGCTCACCGTCTCCCATTGCCTGACGTGCATCGGGAGAGAGCCCTTCGTACCATTGCGTCCATCCGAAGTGCAAAAGCAGAATGTCTCCTATGCGCAGCTTGACACGCTGCCAGTCGAGCACATCGTCGATTTCCGCTACTGTAACCGGCGTTCGCTGCGAGCAGTCGAGTTCATCTCCGTGCACTTCGCGGTAGCGGGCGATATCGGCGAGAACGAATCTCCCGGCAATGCCGCGGCGCGCCCAATTATGGATGCCGAGTCGAGTGTCCGATGCGCCACTGACATCATCGTGGGCGAACCCGTTGTAGTGGCCATGCAGAGGGTGCTTTACGTGAGCTAATGAATCCCACTGGCTGGATGCCTGAGGATACAGCATTGTGTAACGATCATCGAGTCCAGCATCCTGCACTATCACCTCGTGTTGGGGCGAGCCTCGGCCAAGAATGGCCGGGCCTGGAAGTTCAAGATTCCAATTGAGCGAGAACACCTTGCCCTGAGTGACTGCTGCCGCAGCATCGCGCACGCGATCAGGCGAGAGAAGATTGAGAGTTCCAACCTCATCGGCTTCGCCGAACACACCCCACGATGACTCGTCTGGACTGCCGTTTTGGCCCAGCTGCCGATACTCGGGCAGCTGGGCTCCGCCTGTCTGGTTCATCTTCTCTCCATACGCACGCCTGCCCTCGGCAACGCGACTATTCTCGTTTTCCACGTTTGACGCTTCGCGTCGTCTCAACGCGGATGCCACTCTTTTTCAGTTCCGCGACCTGCTTACGGTCGGCTTTTGCGTCAGTGATGAGCACATCCACGTCTTCAAGAGGTGCGAAGACAGACATATGCGATTCACCAATCTTGCTGCTGTCGGCGACGACAATGACCTTCTTCGCACATCTGACCATCGCCCGCTTCACCGCCCCTTCGAATGAATCGGGCGTTGAGAATCCTCGGGTGAGAGAGACCCCATACGTTCCCATAAACGCTACGTCGATGTCGAGAGATTTCAGCTGTTCAAGCGCCCAGTGGTCAACAGTTGCGAGCGTTGTAGAACGCAGACGACCACCGAGAACGTGCACGGTCAGCAACGGGTGGCGCACAAGGCTCTCCGCGATCGGCATCCCATTCGTGACGACCGTCATCTCTCGGTTTTCGGGGATCATTGCAGCCACCTGAGCGGTCGTCGTACCCGCGTCAATGAGAACGGTGCCGTGCTCGGGTAAATGGGCGAAGGCCGCTTTGCCGATTGCACGTTTGGCGCCCGCCTGGATGTCGGTGCGCTCATCCACGTCTGGCACCGACGCAACAACTTCAACAGGGACGGCGCCGCCGTGAACCCGTTTGAGTAGGTTCTGCTGTTCGAGGAAGGTCAGATCACGCCTGACCGTCTCACTGGACACCCCTGTGTTCTCGGCTACGTCAGCGACGTCAACACGCCCATGTTCGCGAGCTTCCTTCACGATGAGCTGCCTTCGCTCCAAAGCAAACATCTTGTCCTCTCCCACTATCTGCACCGCATCCGCCTCCTAGCGCAGGGACGGTTACCCGGTCTGCGAGCAACCGCCCCTCATACTTCACCCATCAGGAGGGTACAATTCACTGCAACTCGGTCGTCGCCTTTGCCCAAGCAACCGCCACGAGACGGCCGTCCTGGTCCTTCGCCCACAGTTCGGTGAGGGTTGTCGTTCTGTCCCCTTCACTCGACTCCTGCCCAGCAATCTTCCCCGTCACAGTGATCGTCGAATCGGGGTAGACCGGAGCGAGAAACTTTGTCTTAATGTAGCCACTCGTAAACCAGTCCGCACCGAAGAACTCTGTGCAGAGCTCAGAAAAGTAGCCCGCCGTCTGCAAGCCTTGGGCAATTGTGCTGTCGAGCCCATGGCTTTTCGCGAGTTCCAAATCGTTGTGGAAGTTGTGCTCGTGCTCGCCCACGAAAGAATACACAGAAATCTGATCCTGAGTGAGCGTCTTCGACAGACGGGGCAGCGGCGCACCGACGTCGAGCCTGGCTGCCGGCTTCGACACGACGGAGGCGCTGGATGCCTCAGGAACGATCCGATCAGCGGACGGTTCTGCGCTCGACCGACCAACGACGTCGCCGGGATGCACCTCCATCACCTCTGCTCCTCTGTGGGAGATGAGGAGTTTTCCACTGCTGTCGCGTGCCTCGGCTTCCATCACGATCACGCCGCCACCGCGGCGCACGTACTTGTCGACATAGCGACCGGTGATTGTCACTGTCTCGCCGACGGGAACGGGCGCGTGAAATGTCAATTCCTCCTCAGTGTGCAAAGCCGAGCCAACGCGCTCGTAGACGGTGCAGTAGATCGTGAGCAAGTCGTTTGCCAGAAGAGAAGCGTGTGCAACGGGGCCGCCGAAGGGCGAGCGGTCGAAGTGCCACGATCGATAGTCATCCATGCAGAACGCATAGCGTTTGATGAGCCCATCCGTCACATCAACCGTGATCGGCCCTAGTTCCTCCGGAGTCTCAACTCCAGCGAATGTCTGCGGTTTCGTGCCTGAATCTCTGGTGAGATAAGTCTTCTCGTCCACGTTGATATTCGACATCAGATGACGCCCTTCTTGTGTAGTGATTCGATTCGTTCGGATGGAATGCCGAGAATGTCGGCGAAGACAGACTGGTTGTGCTCCCCTGCCTGCGGCGGCGCCCAGCGGAATTGCACGGGTGACTTCGAGAGTTTCACCGGATTGCCATAGAGCACCAACTCGTCACCCTCAGTGTCGACGGTCTTGATGAGCATGTCGCGCTCCCATACCTGCGGGTTGCTGACCGCGGTGGGAACATCAGCGACGACTGCACACGGGATGCCGACGCGAGCGAAAACCTCCTCGACCTCCGCCCCGGTTCGTGTAGACGTCCACTCTGTGACCAGCGCTTCAGTTGCCGTCTGGTTTGTCATGCGAGCACCCACAGTATTGAAGCGCGAATCACTGACCAGTTCCGGTCGCTCAAGGATTTCTATGCACAAACGCGCCCAGAAAGCCTGCGTCCCCGCGTGAAGATACACGTATCCATCTGTTGTCGCGAAGATATTCGCCGGCGAATTGTAGTCGTCCCGATTGCCGTTATTCGGTGGCAGTTCCCCTGTGACCAGGTAACCGGGCAAGGAGGTTCCCATCGCAGCCATGAGTGCGTCGAACACGGCAAGGTCGACAACCTGCCCCTCGCCCGTCTTCTCACGATGGTGAAGCGCGGCGAGCGCTCCTACCGTCGCGTACGCCCCGGCAAGCGAGTCCGCGGGGAAGATCTTGGTCAAGATCGGCACCAGGTCAGGCTGCGCATTGATGTTCATCAATCCGGAGGATGCCTGGGCAATGCAGTCGAACAGAACTTTGTCGCTCAGCGGACCGTTCTTTCCGA
The Paramicrobacterium chengjingii DNA segment above includes these coding regions:
- a CDS encoding cyclase family protein → MNQTGGAQLPEYRQLGQNGSPDESSWGVFGEADEVGTLNLLSPDRVRDAAAAVTQGKVFSLNWNLELPGPAILGRGSPQHEVIVQDAGLDDRYTMLYPQASSQWDSLAHVKHPLHGHYNGFAHDDVSGASDTRLGIHNWARRGIAGRFVLADIARYREVHGDELDCSQRTPVTVAEIDDVLDWQRVKLRIGDILLLHFGWTQWYEGLSPDARQAMGDGEQFACPGLANERASAEWLWDRHVSAIVADCPAVEAMPFYTGDADGFLHYRLIPLLGMALGEMFDLAALAEDCATDEIYEGLFTAAPLHKVGGIGSPANALALK
- a CDS encoding DeoR/GlpR family DNA-binding transcription regulator, encoding MFALERRQLIVKEAREHGRVDVADVAENTGVSSETVRRDLTFLEQQNLLKRVHGGAVPVEVVASVPDVDERTDIQAGAKRAIGKAAFAHLPEHGTVLIDAGTTTAQVAAMIPENREMTVVTNGMPIAESLVRHPLLTVHVLGGRLRSTTLATVDHWALEQLKSLDIDVAFMGTYGVSLTRGFSTPDSFEGAVKRAMVRCAKKVIVVADSSKIGESHMSVFAPLEDVDVLITDAKADRKQVAELKKSGIRVETTRSVKRGKRE
- a CDS encoding MaoC family dehydratase; this translates as MDEKTYLTRDSGTKPQTFAGVETPEELGPITVDVTDGLIKRYAFCMDDYRSWHFDRSPFGGPVAHASLLANDLLTIYCTVYERVGSALHTEEELTFHAPVPVGETVTITGRYVDKYVRRGGGVIVMEAEARDSSGKLLISHRGAEVMEVHPGDVVGRSSAEPSADRIVPEASSASVVSKPAARLDVGAPLPRLSKTLTQDQISVYSFVGEHEHNFHNDLELAKSHGLDSTIAQGLQTAGYFSELCTEFFGADWFTSGYIKTKFLAPVYPDSTITVTGKIAGQESSEGDRTTTLTELWAKDQDGRLVAVAWAKATTELQ
- a CDS encoding CaiB/BaiF CoA transferase family protein, yielding MLSGMTPASWDSTREGALTGVRVLDLSRFIAGPQCAQNLGDLGADVIKVERLGGEDTRRNEPQYKEKSLYTALFNRNKRAVTIDTRSVEGQEILLQLAEWADIIVENFRPGTLDKMGLGLEELRRVNEDIIVVSISGFGKNGPLSDKVLFDCIAQASSGLMNINAQPDLVPILTKIFPADSLAGAYATVGALAALHHREKTGEGQVVDLAVFDALMAAMGTSLPGYLVTGELPPNNGNRDDYNSPANIFATTDGYVYLHAGTQAFWARLCIEILERPELVSDSRFNTVGARMTNQTATEALVTEWTSTRTGAEVEEVFARVGIPCAVVADVPTAVSNPQVWERDMLIKTVDTEGDELVLYGNPVKLSKSPVQFRWAPPQAGEHNQSVFADILGIPSERIESLHKKGVI